A single window of Nomascus leucogenys isolate Asia chromosome 18, Asia_NLE_v1, whole genome shotgun sequence DNA harbors:
- the FZD8 gene encoding frizzled-8, which translates to MEWGYLLEVTSLLAALALLQRSSGAAAASAKELACQEITVPLCKGIGYNYTYMPNQFNHDTQDEAGLEVHQFWPLVEIQCSPDLKFFLCSMYTPICLEDYKKPLPPCRSVCERAKAGCAPLMRQYGFAWPDRMRCDRLPEQGNPDTLCMDYNRTDLTTAAPSPPRRLPPPPPGEQPPSGSGHGRPPGARPPHRGGGRGGGGGDAAAPPARGGGGGKARPPGGGAAPCEPGCQCRAPMVSVSSERHPLYNRVKTGQIANCALPCHNPFFSQDERAFTVFWIGLWSVLCFVSTFATVSTFLIDMERFKYPERPIIFLSACYLFVSVGYLVRLVAGHEKVACSGGAPGAGGAGGAGGAAAGAGAAGAGAGGPGGRGEYEELGAVEQHVRYETTGPALCTVVFLLVYFFGMASSIWWVILSLTWFLAAGMKWGNEAIAGYSQYFHLAAWLVPSVKSIAVLALSSVDGDPVAGICYVGNQSLDNLRGFVLAPLVIYLFIGTMFLLAGFVSLFRIRSVIKQQDGPTKTHKLEKLMIRLGLFTVLYTVPAAVVVACLFYEQHNRPRWEATHNCPCLRDLQPDQARRPDYAVFMLKYFMCLVVGITSGVWVWSGKTLESWRSLCTRCCWASKGAAVGGGAGATAAGGGGGPGGGGGGGPGGGGGSLYSDVSTGLTWRSGTASSVSYPKQMPLSQV; encoded by the coding sequence ATGGAGTGGGGTTACCTGTTGGAAGTGACCTCGCTGCTGGCCGCCTTGGCGCTGCTGCAGCGCTCTAGCGGCGCGGCGGCCGCCTCGGCCAAGGAGCTGGCGTGCCAAGAGATCACCGTGCCGCTGTGTAAGGGCATCGGCTACAACTACACCTACATGCCCAACCAGTTCAACCACGACACGCAGGACGAGGCGGGCCTGGAAGTGCACCAGTTCTGGCCGCTGGTGGAGATCCAGTGCTCGCCCGATCTCAAGTTCTTCCTGTGCAGCATGTACACGCCCATCTGCCTGGAGGACTACAAGAAGCCGCTGCCGCCCTGCCGCTCGGTGTGCGAGCGCGCCAAGGCCGGCTGCGCGCCGCTCATGCGCCAGTACGGCTTCGCCTGGCCCGACCGCATGCGCTGCGACCGGCTGCCCGAGCAGGGCAACCCTGACACGCTGTGCATGGACTACAACCGCACCGACCTCACCACCGCCGCGCCCAGCCCGCCGCGCcgcctgccgccgccgccgcccggcgAGCAGCCGCCTTCGGGCAGCGGCCACGGCCGCCCGCCGGGGGCTAGGCCCCCGCACCGCGGCGGCGGCAGGGGCGGTGGCGGCGGGGACGCGGCGGCGCCCCCAGCTCGCGGCGGCGGTGGCGGGAAGGCGCGGCCCCCTGGCGGCGGCGCGGCTCCCTGCGAGCCCGGGTGCCAGTGCCGCGCGCCCATGGTTAGCGTGTCCAGCGAGCGCCACCCGCTCTACAACCGCGTCAAGACAGGCCAGATCGCTAACTGCGCGCTGCCCTGCCACAACCCCTTCTTCAGCCAGGACGAGCGCGCCTTCACCGTCTTCTGGATCGGCCTGTGGTCGGTGCTCTGCTTCGTGTCGACTTTCGCCACCGTCTCCACCTTCCTCATCGACATGGAGCGCTTCAAGTACCCGGAGCGGCCCATCATCTTTCTCTCGGCCTGCTACCTCTTCGTGTCGGTGGGCTACCTAGTGCGCCTGGTGGCGGGCCACGAGAAGGTGGCGTGCAGCGGTGGCGCGCCGGGCGCGGGGGGCGCTGGGGGCGCGGGCGGCGCGGCAGCTGGCGCGGGCGCggcgggcgcgggcgcgggcgGCCCGGGCGGGCGCGGCGAGTACGaggagctgggcgcggtggagCAGCACGTGCGCTACGAGACCACCGGCCCCGCGCTGTGCACCGTGGTCTTCTTGCTGGTCTACTTCTTCGGCATGGCCAGCTCCATCTGGTGGGTGATCTTGTCGCTCACGTGGTTCCTGGCGGCCGGCATGAAGTGGGGCAACGAAGCCATCGCCGGCTACTCGCAGTACTTCCACCTGGCCGCGTGGCTTGTGCCCAGCGTCAAGTCCATCGCGGTGCTGGCGCTCAGCTCGGTGGACGGCGACCCAGTGGCGGGCATTTGCTACGTGGGCAACCAGAGCCTGGACAACCTGCGCGGCTTCGTGCTGGCGCCGCTGGTCATCTACCTCTTCATCGGCACCATGTTCCTGCTGGCCGGCTTCGTGTCTCTCTTCCGCATCCGCTCGGTCATCAAGCAACAGGACGGCCCCACCAAGACGCACAAGCTGGAGAAGCTGATGATCCGCCTGGGCCTGTTCACCGTGCTCTACACCGTGCCCGCCGCGGTGGTGGTCGCCTGCCTCTTCTACGAGCAGCACAACCGCCCGCGTTGGGAGGCCACGCACAACTGCCCGTGCCTGCGGGACCTGCAGCCCGACCAGGCACGCAGGCCCGACTACGCCGTCTTCATGCTCAAGTACTTCATGTGCCTAGTGGTGGGCATCACCTCCGGCGTGTGGGTCTGGTCCGGCAAGACGCTGGAGTCCTGGCGCTCCTTGTGCACCCGCTGCTGCTGGGCCAGCAAGGGCGCCGCGGTGGGCGGGGGCGCGGGCGCCACGGCCGCGGGGGGTGGCGGCGGGcccgggggcggcggcggcgggggacCGGGCGGCGGCGGGGGCTCCCTTTACAGCGACGTCAGCACCGGCCTGACGTGGCGGTCGGGCACGGCCAGCTCCGTGTCTTATCCAAAGCAGATGCCATTGTCCCAAGTCTGA